The DNA region ttttgcctttctaGTGTGTCACAGCTAACAGATATGAATGAACAAGAGGAGATTCTACTAGAGCAGTTTCTCACTTTGCCTCAACTAAAACAAATTATTAATGACAAAGATGACTTAGTAAAAAGTATTGAGGAACTAGCAAGTATGTCTTTCCTTATTTCACCTCTATTGTTTCCTGAGAAAAATGTGATCTTTTCCTAGAAATAAACCAGAGTCTTATCTTGCAGGAAAAAATCTCCTTTTGGAGCCTAGCTTGGAAGCCAAAAGACAAACTGTTTTAGATAAGGTGAGTTAGTGATCATCTTGAAACAATATGTATCACTTAATAATAGAATAAACAGCATATGGTTTTCTCTTTCAGTATGAATTACTTACACAAATGAAATCTACTTTTGAAAAGAAGATGCAAAGACAGCATGAACTTAGCGAGGTAAGATCTtttgtgttcttttccttttccataaGAATGTTTTAATGCCCATGAGCCACACTCTCTTGCATTGTTAACTAGAACCATTAAATAGGTATCTGATTTTATAAGGCATGATAACTTTAAATGTACATGAGcagtcccttttaaaaaaagggttttgatgaaagagaaagtgaaagaagaaacagagatattctttcatcctctggttcactgccctaatgctcacagcagctggggcttggtgaGACGGAAGCCAGGGGgtaggagctccatctaggtctcccatgtggatggcagcagtccaagcacttgagctgttatCACTGGCTTCCTCTCaggatgcgttagcagggagcagtgtgggaagctgaggagctgggactccgatatcggatgcaggcatcacagttagcagcttaacgtgctgtgccatgatgcctaCCCCAGAGTTGAGTGCTTTAGCTGGTGTGTTAAATGCCGTGCCAGGCTTCCACCTCTAAGTATTtataatttgtatatatttaaatgtaaacaTTGCTTCATTGAATCATGCCATATAAATGAGGATATGCTTTTCTTTCCCACGTTATGGTCAGTTCCTGATTTCTTCAGCCTATTAATATGTTTTCAAGAAATAagcagtatatatgtatatgtctacATTTGAAGTATATGTGAAAACATTTGTGgttgttaaaatgttaaaaatcatttttaaaagtacacagaCACAAAATTAGACTATGatcatttattttataacatACCTTCTTGGAATATTGGCCTCTTAGTAAGCAATAAtgaagtgctttttttttaacctttaggTTTAGATTGTATTTTACCAAAATAATTTCTAGTGGTTGATGTTATCTTTACTAAATAAGCAATATTAAAGTAACATTCAACAATAAACTAAAGACAGTGTGACTGAGTTTGGTTGTTCATCTGTTTATAAAATCCAGGAATTTTTTTCTATCAACGATGTAACTTCCTATATTTATCTGTAAATGTTTTGGCATGTTGGTCAAATAGATAACTTTCGCAGtgaaaaattatatgtgtatatatttataaagtaaaaacaaTTCCATTATTACTACTTCTAAAAACTTCTagcaataaaaatcaaaagtgTAAGACCAAACATTTAATGCCAATGGTCTTTCAAGAGCAAAGGACAAAACAGTACCATCACAGAAGAAATTTAAATATCTAGTAAGGATTGTTCAATAGTTACTGTGATATCTGAACATCTTGGTGAGACTCAGTTGAATTCTTGACATTTAACAATTTTTTAGACACAACCTTGGCTCCTCTGTAGACGTGTTCCGCCTGGTCCTCTAGTGATGCTAAATCTTTGCACTCTGGTATAGAGTCCACTTTGGTAGCTCACACTGCTCCAGTGAGAGCATGAACCTGTGCTGCTCAGAAACATTGTAAAGTACACTAAACATCACTATGATTTTtgtttaaagtaaaacaaaaacagccaTGTGACTCAGATTATTAAATATGCCTAATTTTGACATGGATAAGAAAATGGTGCATTTCCATACATTACAGTGTGtgaaaaaccacagtgagataccACCCATTAACCATAAAGTCTattattaaaaatagttttagttCATATATTTAAGTCTTTAGCCCACTTTAAGTTACTGTACATGAGGAAAGGTAAGGATGCAACCTCATTCTTTTGCATTTAAGAGATTGTTTTTCTAGTGTCAATTGGACTGGCTGAACTTGACACTTCTAATGAAAAAGCATTTGCCCATATATGGACGGGAATTTATTTCTGGGATCCTATTCTCTTCCTCTGCATGTTTGCCAGAACTGCACTATCTTGATTATTGTGGCTTTGTACCAAGTTTTGAAATCAGGAAATATGAATTGTTGACTTTGTTCTTTTTCACAATTGTTCTGGCTGTTCAAGGTCTCTTGAAAGCACTACTACATTTTAGAAAGTTTTTGTACTTAGGTTTTGAATTGCATTTAATATAGACtgcttagtatttttttttttttttaatgtgtatttattttgaaagtcatagttaacacagaaacagaaacaagagatcttctgtctactggtgtACTCCTGACGaggctgcaatgaccagcactggaccaggcccaagccaggagcttcatccaggtcttccctgtgtgtgacagggcccaagcacttgagcagtcCTCTggttcttttcccaggccattcgcagGAAGATGATTCCtaattggagtagccaggacatgaatgccAGCATGAGAAGAAGCTGCTTTTCCAAAacacacaccacagcactggccctagtATTTTCATCTTAACAATATTTAATCTTCCAACCTGTCGATACAGATGCTTTTCCATTTACTTACTTGCTTAAACTTAATGCTGTCACTTTTGTCATATTCTGGTCATTAGAAATCAGTGCACAGTCAAGGAAGGTGCTTTCCCAAGGATAACAGTGCCAAGTTGGGAATCTTGAGAGGGTCATCCTAGTGGTGCCTACCCTGTTCCCAGGAAAGGGCAGTTATTTTTCTCAGCTTCTTTTAATTTTGCAGCCACAGGagtgttttcttttgtgttaGGTACCTGCCTCTTGGTATCCAAAGGTTGAGGGGTATGGGTGGGTATTAAGAGGTGGAGTTCCTCACAAAGGAGACTATGTAAGGCATAAAGTGAATTGCTTTTTGTTAATTCCAATTCATTTGTTTGCTCTCAAGCAATGTTTTTGAGCATAATAAACTAATGTAGTGCTTATTAATATGGTACttgatctttcttttttagagTTGTAGTGCAAGTGCCCTACAAGCAAGGTTGAAAGTAGCTGCACATGAAgctgaagaagaatctgataatatTGCTGAAGATTTCTTGGAAGGAAAAACTGAAATAGATGATTTTCTCAGTAGCTTCATGGAAAAAAGAACAGTATGTAATACTTTTCAGTTCAGGAAAGTGACAGTGTAATACCGAATTATGTCTACTTATAAGTAAACCATAGCACCTTATTGAACAACAATTTCAGAGCTATGAGCAATGTGAAGTGCCTCTGTTGAGCTTGATAGCAACATCCTACTGTCACTTTAAATCTGCTTGTTCTGAGAACACAAGTAAATCAAATCATATTTCTGGTTCAGAAGCTTAGTATCTGAATCATTCTTTAGTAAAGCTGGAAATCAGCTTAAGTCTGGTAATAATAGCTGTAATAGTCTCCTTAGCAGTCTATTTTAGGAGTTGCTTAAAGAGATCacaatttaaagattaaaaataaatttttaaaatattaacagctTTGAAAAGTTTGATTTTCCCATTTTAACTACAGAAAATATCCCTCTCCCCCAAAAAAGTGTCCTTAGCTATTTAATAGAGTTCCCATTGCATTAAAGATACACTTAAATTCTttggaagataaaattttaaaagtcatgttTTGTTTCTATACCTTATGTGTTAGCTGGGTAAGGCAGGTAGAGCAGATTTTATTGCCTTCACTTAAAGAAAGTATTTCTTTAAAGCAGAGTaatgagagggagaaacagagaacaagattgttcatctactggttcactgtgcAATTGCCTGCAGACTAGAACCCTGTctggatctctcacgtgggttACTAAAGCCCAAGACCTTGTGTTACCCTCGACTGTCTTCCAgaggcattggcaggaagctgcattgcaagtggagcagccaggataagaactagcACTGAGCAGGGATGCCAGCAgggcaggcagtgacttaacgtGATTCAACACAGCATACTCCCTTGTCCTAATTTTTCATAAGAGAAAACTCAAGTTCAGGGATGCTAACGACTTGTTTTAGCATTAGTAAAGGCATTCAGGTCTAATCTATTATTTGATACTATGTAATTGtgctttgaaaattttatttgctcATCTTGCTGGTTAGCAGcaggatttcttttcattttttaaaagtaaaagtatTTGAGATTATATAATCAGAACTGATACGAAGGATTAGAATTTGTTTTATATTCTGGAAGTTTACAAGCAAAGGCTGTCTTccaaatggaaaattttcctttaattgtTAAATTCGGAAACGGTATTAGCTACCTTGAACATCAACAGATTGAAGAATCTTAGAATTCTAATCATGTAGGACATCGTAAGTACATTACTGCAGAAGTAACCggtattttaaacaatttattttctaGATTTGCCACTGTAGAAGAGCCAAAGAAGAGAAACTTCAACAGGCGATAGCAATGCACAGCAAATTTCATGCTCCTCTATAGGTAAATTTGTATTTCAGGTTTGAATCCTAAGGCTTTTAGTTGGTTATTGTACTCTTTAACACATAGTATGCTTTGTACTATACATTTTACTTATTATATTAATAATCATAAAATCAGTAGAAatctttggggttttttttcttagtaGCATACTGGTTTAATGTGttgttttgaagacttatttattcaggACCCAGCacgattgctcagtggctaagtcctcgccttgcatgcaccaggatcctataggggtgctggttcatgtcctggctgctccacttcccatccagctccctgcttgtggcctgggaaagcagtggaggatggcccaaagccttgggaccctgcacccgcgtgggagacctgcaagaagctcctggctcctgatcagctgagttcctgccattacagccacttggggagtgaaaccgtggactaagatctttctctcttctctgtatatctgcctttccaataagtaaatcttaagatttatttattcattttaagggCAGAGTTGCAGACAGAGTGATATTCTCcccctgctggtcactccccaagtagttgtgatggcagaggcaggaacctgcagcttcctccaggtcttctgtgtgagtgacagggacatcttctgctaccttcctagCCGTCATGGGCATGGAGCTGCACTGATATGCAGTGGCCCTGACTCAAACCCCATGCTCATGGGTTGTATGTGTCACAGGCAAGGGCTTAGCTGCACTGTTCCACAATACCAGCCTCTTAAGGAACTACTAGATATTGAAAAAAACATTTGAGCAGATACGCAAGTTTGTTCTTTCTCTCAAAGGGCATGCACAACTGGCATACTTCTCAATAACTGCACTCATCATTTCTTCCAGTAAAGAGAATTTCCAGTTTGTGTCTCTTTATCTTACACTAGGATATTCCAATAAATTTCCTGCCAATATCCCTGGCCTTGGAAAGGGTTTCTCTTCTACAAGCACTGACATAATCATCTTTCTAAAACACCTGCTTCCATGATAGAATTTTTATGcctcagaataataataatagtaataatcccTTAACAATGACAGTGTCAATGCCAAATGTCTCTCTGGTTTTGAAATCTTTATAATCTGGCACATATcaaatttaattttccattttccccTTATGTCTTCCGCATCCTATTTCTTTTACCTTCTTTAAAATGTTCGTTTGTTTATTTCATTGGCAGAAATCTTTTTGTATTAGTTCAGTCCCCACACACCTGCAACAACGAGGCAAGGTacagctgaagctagaagccagagtccagggctcccacagggatggcagggacccaagcacgagGTATCATCTCTTCTGCCTAGAGtttggagcagagccaggacgcTAACTcaggcatcctaactgctagTTTACTTGCCCATCCCTAGGGACACATTATAGAATCAAAGTGAAGGAAAGTACAGCTTAATTTCCTGAGAGTCAGCATACTAGCAGTTACTCAATAACAAAAGCGGCTCTTctgtctgaagttgcctgtttcTCATTTCTGCCATCTCTTCGCGTTTGCGCCCTATCTCTCAATCTCCCTTCACCTGTTGCTGCCCACAGTCCTGATTGTATCAGTGGTGACTGAAGAGTTAAGACTGGCTCAGCTATGGACGAGCTTGCCATTCTGGCCCAGTCAGCAGGCCTGAGTGGCAGACTTCTTTGAGAATGGAACACGGTACATGGAGTCTCTAAAAAAGATTAAGTATCAGAAAAGGAGTTGACAGGCATTCTCTCCAGGTCATCTTCATCTGCCCCTTGTACTTACAACAGTTCACTGTTGGCACTAATGTTATTACGTCTTGTTTTCCAAATCATAAAAAGTTTTGAGGTTAGGGGCTGCTTTTCAATAGATTTGCATTCCCTACAGCTTGAAAAATAAGTGAACATTGAGTAATTGCTTATTTATGTGAACATCTTTACCTCACCCCTCAAGCATTGTTGTGGAGATGTCTCAATTGAAGACGAATGTACACATGAACAtttgtcatcttaaattaaatcTTTGATTCTTTTCTTTCCAGATTTCCTGAAAACATGAACTGCCAAAACAGGAATGGAACACAATACTAAGcacattgttttatattttgactTGTAAATTGACATTTCATCAACAGTGGCTAAATCTACAGATACACCATAGTGATTGTATGCAGAACTGGGACTGATTTTGTACGGACTAGAATGATtgctatgatttttattttgagaaaatttcTGCACTATTTGcactaaaatatttattgttgttAAATCCTATTTAAGTTCTATTGCTATCACTTACTGATTAAATGCCTATGCATGTAATTTTAGCTAGTTTTCAATATTTCATAAAACTACTTAagtttgtacttttaatttgatgCTGCCCCATTTCTTTTCCctcttaattttttgaaaaactatTTTAACTGTACAGAgatctttatttttcatctttctttctgataaaaacaaactGCTTTTAAGTAATCATAGTGTCAGGAAACATAAAATATGTCAGTGTACCATTTCAAGAAGGTCACTTTTAATATTTACAATAAATCAGAAGAATAAACTAGCTTACcttatattttgctttatttctaaaACTGAAGATGGATTTAAGAAGCAGTGTAGGTGAATTTTTTTGcctatgagaaaaaaactgtCTTTAATACACACTAGTCCAACACAAACTTATATGCTAAGTTCctaatttagaaaaattttaaatctttattaatAAAATCTAGACAAAAagtccagtgatttttttttccgaCCCTTAACTGTGAGTTGGGTTTtcctaagaataaataaataaagcgacatcacaataagtaaaataatttaatttttaggcACCCTTGATTTTTAATAAGTTTAACTGAATTTTCTCTTTAACTGTTCTGAGTTCATAGTTTTCTTCTCTAGCATGTTATACAATGATGACATTTCAGGAATAGCCCTCAAAACTCACAAAGGAGAAAATCTTGAAGTATATTATGTTTCTAAGGCTTACTAACATAGTATTTAAATCACAGGATGATCCTATGGATATCTTTCTTTAAATATCAGcaaatgatatatatttttttctttattattctgTACTGCTTATACATGCCTTTGACAATATAgtttttaggaaaaacaaaatttcttagATTGAAAATCATTCTCTGTACTTGGTCTTTGTTTACACAAGGCAAGTATTCACATGAAGATAAAATATTGGATATGGAAAATACCTGATATTAATTGCTTTGCTGTCTTGAACTGCCTAAGGGCCTCCTGTTTAGTGTTCAGAAGGTGACAGTTAGTATTCCTGCCTGTGGCTAACTAAGGTGAAGGCTTTGTGTTTATGACAGGTGTTGGGCAAGCTTCATTTTCCCAGTTTGTACTGTCGATGGAAATAAGATAGCCCCAAGCATTGCAGGCAGGTAACTTTCTCAGCTACCAGGGATATCCTACTATAAGAGACCAGCTGACCACAACCTTCCTACACAGCATTAATCCTTTGGATTTCCTAATTTTACGAAATACCTATTAACAAATATTGTAGAAGGTATAAAGAGACAAATAAAACATGGTCGAGGTGCTCAGCCATCTTCCCTTGCCccactgaaaaatcattttcttacaGAGTAAATGTTCTGTACGTAATCATATGAGTAATTCATCTCAATGCTTTTTACTCCTTAAACTGGGACTTTCCACttgatttttacattatttaacAGTTTAGTTTTTCCTTCAAAATTAAATATGTTCTACCGTCTTTAACAAATAAACCACATATAGGTTATGACTATCACCAAAGTATGTGTGAATTTAACTTCTGAGtattgatttttgttattttacagctgtgtatatttttttttcattggccAAAAGCAGTGCTACCAGAAGAAATGCATTCCAAGGAAATATCTTACTCTAATATACAGGAATAGTGGAATACTGAATAGAAATCTGAATCCTAGCAATAGGAGTCAGCAGACTGTGAAAGGGAAGGTTTTGTTATGGGTATTTTAAAAACTAGTCTTTTAAAATAGAAGAGATCTCTAAATCAAttagatatttgaaaataatttctaggAATAAGTCCAGAGAATTTATATCAGGATGGAAGGTACTGACAAATACATTTGATCATAACACAATGAAAAGATTATTCCtctaaaaatgaacctgaaccatttaaagatttattgcaagatttcttctctctatattaTGTAAGTAATGCAATGTTTTGCCAGATCATTATCAAAACTCTTACCTACTTCACACAATACTTACACatcaataattaataaaatacttGAGCTCTAAATATTAGTAGTTGGGTACTAATACTTCCTTGAAATAACTTTATACTGATTTATTCCTCATCCTTTATAGCACTGCCCTAACAATTACTTTGATTGATAtttgatttaaaatgaaaatgtagttTTGGAGATTTTAGTTTTGTTGAAGCAACCATGTTCTTTCCAAGGCTTTG from Ochotona princeps isolate mOchPri1 chromosome 11, mOchPri1.hap1, whole genome shotgun sequence includes:
- the VPS37A gene encoding vacuolar protein sorting-associated protein 37A isoform X2, yielding MDKQGIYVTSPLVNNFTMHSDLGKIIQSLLDEFWKNPPVLAPTSTAFPYLYSNPSGMPPYTSQGFPCLPPYPPQEANRNISLSVADTVSSSTTSCTPAKPAAPSFGILSDLPLPVPTADTATPISQNGFGYKMPEVPEAFPELSELSVSQLTDMNEQEEILLEQFLTLPQLKQIINDKDDLVKSIEELARKNLLLEPSLEAKRQTVLDKYELLTQMKSTFEKKMQRQHELSESCSASALQARLKVAAHEAEEESDNIAEDFLEGKTEIDDFLSSFMEKRTICHCRRAKEEKLQQAIAMHSKFHAPL